The following are from one region of the Camarhynchus parvulus chromosome 3, STF_HiC, whole genome shotgun sequence genome:
- the MRPL33 gene encoding 39S ribosomal protein L33, mitochondrial, with protein MFLTAAALAKSKSKYILVRMKSAAETGYCFNIRRLRLQEKLVLLRYDPIAKQRVLFTEKRKIRSV; from the exons tgGCCAAGAGCAAATCTAA ATACATTCTGGTGAGGATGAAGAGTGCTGCAGAGACAGGCTACTGCTTCAACATCAGGAGACTGCGGCTGCAGGAAAAACTGGTCCTGCTGAGATACGATCCCATCG caAAACAACGTGTCCTCttcacagagaagagaaaaatccgTTCTGTGTGA